Part of the Centroberyx gerrardi isolate f3 chromosome 11, fCenGer3.hap1.cur.20231027, whole genome shotgun sequence genome is shown below.
AATGAATGTAGTCTGGCATGAGGCTTGAGGCCTGTAGTGCCAAACTGATACTAGACAACTTTGGATCCTCCAATtcctggttaaaaaaaaaaatggattctTAAAAAAGCAGTGATCCAAAAGAAAACCAAGGCACTCTGTGTCAAgtaaaaaaaagcctttatcaCATGGGCTGCAAGACAATTAAAAATGACCAACACATTGACCAaatggtcttcatcagggtcGTACAGATTAGTCAGTAAAGCCAGCGTTTAAATAAACAACACCTTTACCTCCACCTACATTCCACATGTGGGAAATTACATGACATATAGAAAAATTGGTACATAGATCTGCATagacaacaagagagagaagtgagaagggagaagggaaatAAAGCATCATTTAACAGCCAAATACATGTTATAGATAAAGACTATACAGACCTCCAATATGCAAGAACCTATAGGAAAAGGAGAATAACCAGCCTCTTCATTAAGAGGGCAACTTGTAGCTAATAAACTGACTATCCAAAAGGTTTCCCACTGGAGAAGTCTCTTTAATCTTTTTAAAGACTTTTTAGGTGGCAAATAAATCATTTTCTAAAAGTTTTCTAGTATCAGTTTGAACCTAACTGTCCCTCCAAAGCACCCGTCTGTTCTGTCACACTCAAGCAGGACTTCCTCTTTCTGTAGATTAATAGAATCAAAGAACAGACTATTTAATTTGGTTATTGACCTTCCTAGTAGAATGGACAAAAGATAGAAAGCTTATTTCTGACTCAGTTCTTGATACAGTATGATGTTCATAATCCCCGTTGAATGTGACCCTCCTCACCCTCGTCTCCAGGTGTCGAAGGCAGCAGCCGACCTGATGGCGTACTGCGACGCACACGCCTGCGACGACCCCCTCATCACCCCGGTGCCCACCTCAGAGAACCCCTTCAGGGAGAAGAAGTTCTTCTGCGCTCTCCTTTGAGACCAAATCAGGGATTGTTGTGATGAAAGTAcaactgtacagtatgtacatgtatgtacagtatgtacatgtaCTTCAAATCTAAATAACACATCAATGTACAATAGTAACCCTTGCATAAAAGCTGCCGATGTACAGTACATACTCGACTACAAAATGTCTTGAGCTAAATTTCACACCTGCTAGTGTCTGTCTTGATGTTAGAGGGGGAGAAATAAAGGAATATATGGGAATTCTTGACAAAACCTGACCATTACCAATAAAGAATCATTGATTATCACTATCAAGACCCAAAACAACCATGTACATCTCATGCTCAAATGCATTACAGGTAACTGCCAAAAAGGAAACACCAACATCAAGTGTCTTAAAAGCTTGTTGTTCACCCCGCAAGACACAAAAACAGCTGCGGCGAGATTCTGCAAGCGTCTGAAACTCTAACGGGGATGCTGTGAGTCTTAAACAAGAAATCCCTCCGTTAGGTATTTGGATTATGGTGGTGCTAAACGCTGTCAGATGCTGCTCCGATAAGAAGTCGCTGTCACTCCAATAAACAGTCCATACATTTGAGATCTGGCAACTGTGACATCATCCTGTAGTCATCCTTCTTCCATCAGGATATAAATGCTTTGCTTAAAACTATAGGTGACCATGCATAACAGCTctgttttatttccattcaCCTTATCCTTTAGGGAGTCGAGTAGCTAAACCTGATTTCAATGTATTTTGTATTCCTCATTTACCAAGGTGTTTCCTCTATTTTGGCAGTTACCTGTATCCACCGAGGACAATAGCTGATTATGAGTGGAGTATAATCATTCTTTCAAggttttgttacattttaacatttcGGTCATTTCTATACTgttgctgtagtgtgtgtgtgtgagtgtgtgttgtgtgtatgtgtgtatgtatgtatgtatgtatgtatgtatgtataggtGCTACTGTGAAACTTAAGCAACAAATCTGAGCATATGGTCACTGTTTAATCCAGATTTTATAGTTCAATAGCACACAGACCCAAAACATTCCAATGGTTATGGAAGTATAACGAATCTAAGCCATTTAAGCAAAATCAGCTATTGGGTTATTATGAGTCTGTCACATTAACAGTTTTCTATTTCTTTCAGGCAAGAATAAATGCAGCTGTTATACTGTGCTTTTACAGAGAGGTGTACATTGTCATTTTAACAAATTCAGGTCTAAGCGGCACTCTGGAGCAGCGGTTCCCGAAGAACAAACGGGTTCCAGgggaggaatagtttaatttacctattatttcatttgtttgaagATAAGAGTGTGAGAGAATGACACGTCTGTTTTGATTAGAGGTACAGTTTAATTCTGTACCAAATCATAtccaccaacaaaaaaaaatattttcaaataagAGGTCCCTCAAATGGGGGTTCATGGCCTAACGTGCGTCTATTTAGGGGCGTCCTTggcatataaaaaaaagtttggaaaccTCTGCTCTAGAGACCATTTCAAAAGCTGACCACTGTATTTCAGATTTCTTGCAAAAATCAAATTCAGAGCTTTGGCTAAAAAGTAACCATGGAACATCATGCATTGAAATAAAAGCTCCTGTCACCaaaagttttcatttcatttgactTTATTTCATAAAAAATGAACCTTTTAATGAacatgtgaaaaagaaaaaaatcagtcCAAATCTCCCCTTCATAGCTTTAATAAGAGCAATATAAAAACCAAAACGCCTTCACagtcaaacacaaacagatcaGCCAGTGTTTCAACAAGGAGCATCTATAGGAGCCTTTACAGAATTGTTgtatctcttctttttttttgtaactgatTTGTGGGTGCAAGCATCAAATCTGTATGGAGGATTATGTGACACTGAGTAACCAGCCTGGACACCTGCATGCACTACTCAACAACTCGAGGTTCATTTGACTAAAATTCTGTTAAAACTAACATGCATTAAGGCATCTCACATTTAGAAAATATTACAGTCAAAGATAATACCGAGCTATTACAGATTAAAAATCAGGAAATTTATGCTAAGGCTAATTTAGGCTTGATAGCGTCTAAAATACATAGAACACTGTattctatttttcatttaaagccaTTAGAATCTCAGATCTgtgatttatttcaaaatgtgtagttttttttaatctttaggAGGTACAAGAAAGAAGGCATGTTTCTATACTGAGTGAAGTAAAGTCCAGGATTGGATGGGTTTTTCCTTCATTCCTGTTGCTGGGTTTTTGCTTTGGAACAAATCTACTTAAGGTCATCTCAGAAATGTCGTATTCAGGTGCATATACATCCTCTATAATACAATAAAAGAGTACAACAAATAAACTGCTTTACCCATGTAACTACAATGGACAAAAAGGGTACTTATGGTCATTAGTACGCTTAAGATGGCTGCCACagaatttttataatgttttCATGTGAATGAGCATCGTTTCATGTGTGGATAGAGCATGAGACTTAAACAAAATTCTCCACTAGTGTCACTGTAATCATAAAGCAATACACATTTCCCTTATGTTATTAAAAATCTTATGGCAGCCATTTTAAGTACACCAACCAAACAACCTTTCAGTGGTACTGATCTAAATGGGAATGCCCCTTCTATCCATTGTATTGTAATTGTTGACCCTCAGCACTTTAGCACGTGcaaaagcatgtttttttttctctgtcaagCAAAGCTGGCAGTATTATCTAGCTATCCTACTAGTCACTCCAGCATTAGTTAATTGCAAACATGATACTAAACTGTGATATGATGTGATTAAAAATACCATTTTACATCAACTTCCCATTGGCTTTAAATGAAAGAGGCAAACAGGTAAACAGTCCAAGAGTTGATAATGAGTACAAATACTTCATATTGTCTTTTGGACTGTACTGATAAATTGTCACCTTTCACAGAAAGAAATATGTGCTGAactaaaacacatcaaaatgctTCTGTGAGGCTAAAATGTTTAACTGTAGAACAAGCCAGCATTAGTGAGCATCACAGAGTGATATACCCAGTGAATAACTATAACAATGAATTAACTATAAAAGGAAAATCCAATCCAAAACAGAAATCATGTGTTATTCTGATGATCTTGGACAAGTTGAGtattgtgaacatgaacagctgtctcccaaagctagaaactaGTAGACAAACAATTTAAATATGTCTTCAAGAGCTTCTCTGAAGCTGCTCTACTGAAAGTAAGTAGGGGACGGACTTTGTGGAATTCATAGCATTGTTGTTTTGAGATTAGAGAAATGTGCCTGTATCCACAGAAACCTCAGGTACTCTTACAATGTCCATGAAGTCGGTTTTACATTCATTGCTCCTCAAAGTTAATCTCATGATGATATCACTCAAAATTTAGAGTCTTTAGTCTGTCTCTAGTTTCacgttttggggggggggggggggggggagtcaatGTTAACAATCTAGCCGCACCTGTCGAAGATCATGAGAAGGGCACAGGGAGTGAATTCTGTTTTGGACGGATTTTGGCTCGCAGGATTTCAGAATTTTACAGCAACAGTTTTAAGCATATTTCAAAACAAGCTGACTTTGTTAAACCCTATTACTGTGTACAGTGTCAGTTCATATACGGTGTAGCTGAGTTGATTCAAGATCACTTAAGAGGTAATGTACATTTGGGACTTCAaaagtagaaaacaaaacaaacaaaaagaaagaactaCTTTATAGGAAGGAGTCACACCATTCTCGAAGACAGCCGTAGCAGTCACCTTGCTGTTTGACATTCGCCCCGCAAGTGTCCTTCAGCCAGTCCCGGAAAagctcctcttctttctttagCACCAGAAACTGCCCAAGGACAACATAGGCctgtggtggagaggagagggaaaaaagagattAACACAGCAGAACAATTAATTAAGACAGGGCTGCAAGAATTTAAGGATTTCCTTGATTAATCACCCAGTTGTCTACTATAACAAAAGAGCTGTCATTCATTAAGCTTTGATAGGAAATAAACAGCACTGATATGTAGATTTTTCAAAACTCCATGATATTGATCAGCATGTAGTAGCAGAATGACTTGACAGGATTTATTGAGAACAGATTTTTGTAAGCTTGATGTTATTTTACATGGCAATTTGTTATTGCTTGGTGCATGAGGGACACCAGTGACACAGTTTAGCCCAGTGAATCATGGGGTCTGGATACTTTTGCATAAGAgacttttcttttatttgaattttacaCCTTGACATAAATTTGTAGAATTTTCCTTTCACTTTTGATAGAGTAGAGCACTTAATGTTACTATgacaaaaaatgcattttatgaGGTGCTACATGAGGCAATTTAACAACGATAAATCATTACTTTAGTAAAATTACCGCAAACAAACATCATCGCTGGGAAGATATGTAGCCtgtacactgcattttatattgtgtgcttatATGATATTGTATATGTTTGTAGTGCATAAAAATAGTGAAGCAATCAACTTTACATCACCTTGTCAAAGCCTTTTTCCTCCAGCCTTTTGCCAAGAACCTCTCCGATGCCCGCGAGAGCCATCACAGACTTCTCCCCCATGGGCTCTGCCACAAACTCTTTGTGTTTCTGGGATGTCGACGACATGGCTGCTGTGTAGGCGGTCGCAGATCACCAACTGCTGAGCTATACTGCAAAATACGTTGGAAAgccaagttttaaaaaaaatgatcgAACAATATTTTCACAGAGGATGTAAAATAGTTTCACACATTAATTAAAACAAGTTTACATACAAGTAACGCAAATATGACAATAAAATAGGTAAATATAAGTTATATAAAAAGTCTGACATGTTTTAAGAAGGCGACCGAAAAGATGACACTGGCtgcatgtacacgcacacagaatGTTAAAACGGTTAGGCCTAGTCAAGTTGCCCATTTTTAAGTCTCTGCATGTGAACGTCATAACTCTGTTAGAATAACCCAGTTAAACTCATACTattatgagaaacccagttAAGATGCCTGACTCATGGCTGGTTCATTCTTCACgtaaaaacaaatgcaatggACTGTGCAGGGGCAAAATGACATAATGGAGCCAAATCAGAAATTTAAACGGCTGATGGCACCGCAGTGACATAAACGCAACTCCGTCGAGGATTGGCTGAACGAAGAGAAACTGAACCCGTTGGCTGATTCTAGTGGGGGTTTCTTCTCATTGGGGGTTTGAAGAGCTGAATTTGACTACAGTGGCACAGTGTTTTCAGGCATGAGGTCGCCATGAAAGCAAGAGAAGCATGAATGCCAAGGTACGTGGACGGCACATCTGCGTTTATATGGAGTTTGCGCACGTCAAGCCACACAGCAAGCATGAACCAGGCATTACTCTGAAATTAAATGGGTTTCTGTGGCATGTGAACATTTTAatcctttcacttttggttttggcAAAGTCAGATTCGCACAGCGTTATGGGTACTTTTTGATGTCAACTAACATGGCAGAGAGCAGTAGTTGGTATACAATTATTATTGGGGTGACCGTTTCTTTCCCCTGTGTTAGAAGTAACctactattgctcagtcaaagagggtaGCTGGCTGCTCGTTCTGTCTGTGGGTGGGACATCACATGGACAGGAATATTGTGGTTTATTCAAGGCAACAGGGAGACTAAATCGCAGGACACCAAAGGTAGGCTACATGTAAACTGCTTAATTTGACCTTAACTGCAGTATGGCCAATGGCCAGGTTACTCTGGAAACGCACATGGATGCTAAAAGaaccctgacacaccaaaccccAAAATTCACTAAGTGTGTAACATTTAAGCCTCGACAGCACTACATTAATTAGGGacacaacttttactttttaattctGAGTGACTTACTTTCACCCACAGTAATAAATAGACTATTAATTTGGCATCTGTTATAACTTGTAAAGATTTATTAATGAACTAAaatatccatatatatatatatatatatatatatatatatatatacacacacacacttaggttATTATTTGACATATTTCAAACAAAGCAGAACATTAACAAGACGGAGCAAGACCTACTTGGACGGACCCAAGGACGGACCCCACACACAGAGGTACAATACCGGAAATGATGTCACGCGCAAGTTGGCGGTCCTCAGtcacaataaaaatataaacattttaataaaacaGCTGTAACGTAAACAGTTAATTTCTCACTGGTCTCAACGGCTCACAATGAATTATTTTGAACATAAAAATCGCTAACTAGCGCGCAATGGAAACTGACAGACTATTTATTTACTTAACTAGCGTTTGCTAACGCTACCGCTAACGTTAAGCTACATCCAAACTGTTACATTTCACAGTTAGTCAACACCTAGACACACTACTTTAGACACACTACTTTAAGTTATCGTCCATTTAATCACATTGGCTGACATAACACTACCCTCCAAATGTTGAATTGCGCGCGCAATACATTTCagtgctaacgttagctagttaacgcAGCGAGCTAACGTTTGCTAGCTTAAGCTCCATACAAGGCAAATACCTTCTGCAGTTTCATATAGAGTCGTCGCTAATTCAGGGCAGGGGCACCATTTGCTATTTTAAACCATTACTTAATGTCCAAATAACGCTCGCCATGGCGATGTGTTTGAAGCTAGCATTAGGAAGCTAGGGGATATTAGCTTAGCTTCCATGCGCCTTCAAAACTGCTTAAAACTACAGCCTGAGTTAACTTCTTGGGAACTTTGCTGCTGGCTATActctatatatttttattgaaaaacATTGTTATGCTGACTTTTCTTACGACATAATTTGATTTCACTGTTAACGATAACACGGCTGTGTATCAACTTACCTTTCTAATATCCTGTCCCGACTGTTTCAATTCCAAGCACCGGcgaccacaatgcaatgcggTCGCCTCCAGCTCCAGATACCACAGACACCGACGGGCGAAGTTTGCCCTGAAATGCTGAAATCTGACTTGTAGGTTGACCAACTAGACCAGAGAGCACATATTGCTCTATCAACCGCATTGCAACGACTTGACAATAAAGCAGTTACTTATGATTCTGAAGAACCTTCTGATACTGTAAGTGGCCTTGTAATATGAAGTTAGCCTGTATCCCGCCCTATGCCATGAATTACTCATTTtcgtgttacttttattctctCCCTATAATGGACCGCTTCAATAAatttacaggaatttgtctttataacattggtgcagagacacagagaggacaaCTTTCAAAATTTTACAGTATTGAATGATACATATGGTTGCCATGTATTGATGTAGGTGCATATAAACACACGTTAACAGCATCTAGCCCACTTAAGTCCTTAGTAAAGCTCAATGTCCGTATGCTCAAATACATCCCTGTTCCCTCCTCTCATGAACCACCAGTCTAAAATTTTTAATAACATGATTAATGAGTAGATTTGAGTGAAAATTAAATGATCGATGCAAGCCGTTTATAACTAACAGCAAACCATTAAAAGCCCAGATAGCTGGAGAAAAATATCCATCCTCTATAAAATAAGTCAAATCATAATGTTCAACTAGCTAAATacaaacactaaaacaatgTGGACTCAGTGTGCAGTGGCTGAGGAGCTCCAGTTACTGAGTATGGGCATTTAGTTTGATTTGTTAGCTGTGAAACAATTGCATGTTATTTGATTGGTTTAGACCTGCAGCTGTCCACCTGATAGGCTGGTGCATGTTAATGAAGCCTACCTACAAACATTAAAGCTAAACCTTGCACATCTGCCCCTCTGTATCATGATACTGAGAAAAGGCAAAAGTGATAATCTCAGTCTTCTCTTTAATATTAGTTATGGGCCACACAAACATCAAATCAAGTGACAGAGGCACTCAGTTCAGTCAAAAGACTTCTACTGTTTAATAAAGGTTACTGCAGTGCATTTTCACTCCTGACAAAGGCCAGCAGCCTTGGAGGTGGGGTGACAGCCCACAAGTGATTTTCCTAAGCAACATTAGCAATTTGTTCAGTAAGCCTAAATCAAGGACGTAGTTTTTATATGCAACACTTAGTCATAAAAGTGTTACCAGTTTATTT
Proteins encoded:
- the banf1 gene encoding barrier-to-autointegration factor, giving the protein MSSTSQKHKEFVAEPMGEKSVMALAGIGEVLGKRLEEKGFDKAYVVLGQFLVLKKEEELFRDWLKDTCGANVKQQGDCYGCLREWCDSFL